The following coding sequences lie in one Halobacteria archaeon AArc-dxtr1 genomic window:
- a CDS encoding bifunctional nuclease family protein, translating into MDASIDAVRVAGTPQGPVPVLVLDVEGEDDIVPIFVGFPEATSIARGLEAEDIGRPLTHDLLLDVMEELGGRLDRVVVNGIESAEEGQGGTYIADLHVQTPRGEQVIDARPSDSLALAARTNAPIKVTSAVFESGRDDREKFAQLEDIRDVPGEI; encoded by the coding sequence ATGGACGCTTCTATCGACGCGGTTCGAGTCGCCGGAACTCCACAGGGCCCGGTTCCGGTACTCGTTCTGGACGTCGAAGGCGAGGACGATATCGTGCCCATCTTCGTCGGGTTCCCCGAGGCGACGAGCATCGCCCGTGGACTCGAAGCTGAGGACATCGGCCGACCGCTGACCCACGACCTGCTGTTGGACGTCATGGAGGAACTCGGCGGTCGGCTCGACCGGGTCGTCGTCAACGGGATCGAGTCGGCAGAGGAGGGCCAGGGCGGAACGTACATCGCCGACCTCCACGTCCAGACGCCCCGCGGCGAGCAGGTGATCGACGCCCGACCGAGTGACTCGCTCGCGCTCGCCGCCCGGACCAACGCGCCGATCAAGGTCACGTCGGCGGTCTTCGAGAGCGGCCGAGACGACAGGGAGAAGTTCGCCCAACTCGAAGACATCCGTGACGTTCCCGGTGAGATCTAA
- a CDS encoding FAD-dependent oxidoreductase, giving the protein MNSVGIVGAGAAGSAIAFALATEAPDTSVTVIEKSGGVCGRAATRRRGAVTYDYGANYLKDADERVVELVTETGDAAGLEDIEEPVYTFDETGTVSPGDDRDDHKWSYQQGLTQIAKRLFARTDAAVHRRTRAETLVREGTEWSVIDTDGERWGPFDALVLTPPAPQTADLVSDAEWDSPSRETLAAAVGAVEYQPIWTAVLGYPFTLDVPYYALVNTDKNHEVGWLSREECKPGHVPDGESVLIVQASPEWSADRYDDPPAENVAQLASHAVELVGDDRLREPAWTDHQGWRYALPDGAADSAALEAGTDAGLYLAGDWVAGDGRIHAALANGLDVGKRVARSLDGERRSTTE; this is encoded by the coding sequence GTGAACTCTGTCGGAATCGTCGGCGCCGGGGCAGCCGGCTCCGCCATCGCATTCGCACTCGCAACCGAGGCGCCGGACACCTCCGTAACCGTCATAGAAAAATCCGGCGGCGTCTGTGGACGAGCGGCGACGCGGCGGCGCGGAGCGGTGACCTACGACTACGGCGCGAACTATCTGAAAGACGCCGACGAGCGGGTCGTCGAACTGGTGACCGAGACGGGAGATGCGGCGGGACTCGAAGATATCGAGGAGCCGGTGTACACCTTCGACGAAACGGGCACGGTCTCGCCGGGAGACGACCGCGACGACCACAAGTGGAGCTACCAGCAGGGACTAACCCAGATCGCAAAACGGCTGTTCGCACGGACGGATGCGGCGGTCCATCGCCGGACGCGCGCCGAAACGCTCGTTCGCGAGGGGACAGAGTGGTCGGTGATCGATACGGACGGGGAACGCTGGGGACCGTTCGACGCGCTCGTACTGACCCCACCGGCGCCCCAGACGGCCGACCTCGTTTCGGATGCGGAGTGGGACTCGCCGAGCCGCGAGACGCTCGCGGCGGCCGTCGGCGCAGTCGAGTACCAACCGATCTGGACCGCAGTTCTTGGGTACCCGTTCACCCTCGACGTGCCCTACTACGCGCTGGTGAACACCGACAAGAACCACGAGGTGGGCTGGCTCTCCCGGGAGGAGTGCAAGCCCGGCCACGTCCCTGACGGCGAGTCGGTGTTGATCGTTCAGGCGAGCCCGGAGTGGTCTGCCGACCGCTACGACGATCCGCCAGCGGAGAACGTGGCGCAGTTGGCGTCCCACGCTGTGGAACTCGTCGGCGACGACCGGCTTCGAGAGCCAGCGTGGACCGACCACCAGGGCTGGCGGTATGCACTCCCGGACGGGGCCGCGGATTCGGCTGCGCTCGAGGCCGGCACTGATGCGGGACTGTACCTTGCGGGCGACTGGGTGGCCGGCGACGGTCGGATCCACGCGGCGCTCGCGAACGGCCTCGACGTCGGGAAGCGAGTGGCACGGTCGCTAGACGGAGAGCGTCGGTCGACGACCGAGTAG
- the pdxT gene encoding pyridoxal 5'-phosphate synthase glutaminase subunit PdxT — protein sequence MSLVAGVVAVQGDVSEHAAAIRRAGEARGETVEVHEIREAGIVPDCDLLAMPGGESTTISRLIHGEEIAPEIRDHVAAGKPLLATCAGLIVASRDAADDRIDELGLIDASVERNAFGRQRDSFEAPLDVTGLAEPFPAVFIRAPAIDEVGDAEVLATWDDRPVAVRDGPVVATAFHPELTTDDRLHELAFFGRERVGAEPAE from the coding sequence ATGTCACTGGTAGCAGGCGTCGTCGCCGTTCAGGGCGACGTCTCAGAGCACGCAGCCGCCATCCGGCGAGCTGGCGAGGCCCGCGGCGAGACGGTCGAGGTTCACGAGATCCGCGAGGCGGGGATCGTCCCCGACTGCGACCTGCTGGCGATGCCCGGCGGGGAGTCGACGACCATCTCGCGGCTGATCCACGGCGAGGAAATCGCCCCGGAGATTCGTGACCACGTCGCAGCCGGTAAACCCCTGCTCGCGACCTGTGCGGGCCTGATCGTCGCCTCTCGGGACGCCGCCGACGACCGGATCGACGAACTCGGACTGATCGACGCGAGCGTCGAGCGAAACGCCTTCGGCCGCCAGCGCGACAGCTTCGAGGCCCCGCTCGACGTCACGGGGCTTGCGGAGCCGTTTCCGGCCGTCTTCATTCGGGCGCCGGCCATCGATGAGGTCGGCGACGCCGAGGTGCTCGCGACGTGGGACGACAGACCGGTGGCCGTTCGCGACGGCCCCGTCGTCGCCACCGCGTTCCACCCCGAGCTGACGACCGACGATCGGCTCCACGAGCTGGCCTTCTTCGGCCGGGAGAGAGTCGGCGCAGAACCCGCCGAGTGA
- a CDS encoding preprotein translocase subunit Sec61beta, producing MDKGQNTGGLMSSAGLVRYFDSEDSNAILINPKTVIATGVMLGVLVQLLTFVS from the coding sequence ATGGACAAAGGACAGAACACCGGCGGGCTGATGTCCAGTGCCGGACTCGTCCGGTACTTCGACTCGGAAGACTCGAACGCGATTCTCATCAACCCGAAGACCGTCATCGCGACGGGCGTGATGCTCGGCGTGCTCGTACAGCTGCTCACGTTCGTCTCGTAA